One window from the genome of Populus alba chromosome 15, ASM523922v2, whole genome shotgun sequence encodes:
- the LOC118037386 gene encoding uncharacterized protein produces MEKDNFVADIIHGCEYESVIQVVPNNNTHTNHNHVEDFVSTPEAVLEEQDDSFASDEMLSVLASAGSESEHGDADMVEEEMQTSDIDSVHDSVTNQQGPTAPITKDLHKSGFMDSDENSGEDCINQEIENKKLKDTNFSVDEKFLIYAPNRLELRKLQVQEKDEEEIFGDSCTGGSTSKSSSEWRSLIKDSGTEDPFSSSSRRSCPRWESYTVFQKYDEEMMYLDRISAQKLHETESLKSIHVNPRSISDRIVHKFSTINKKPSDICQNPYHELEGAYVAQICLTWEALNWNYKNFGQKRASQCDFDPGCPAHIAQQFQQFQVLLQRYVENEPYEQGRRPEVYARMRLLAPKLLLVPEYRDSEDDQKDDAKFGSRISSAAFLMIMEDGIRAFMDFLKGDKEKTCQILKAFFRRNRRGSVDPVLLQLMKKVNKKKKMKLKDLRRARTCLRKRKLTVEEEMEFLMGLIDLKLVSRVLRMAGICEEKLHWCEEKMSKVRVLDGKLQRDSSPLFFPAH; encoded by the exons ATGGAAAAAGATAACTTTGTGGCCGACATAATCCATGGCTGTGAATATGAATCAGTAATTCAGGTTGTGCCTAACAACAACACGCATACAAATCATAATCATGTTGAAGATTTCGTAAGCACACCGGAGGCCGTTCTTGAAGAGCAAGATGATAGTTTTGCTAGTGATGAAATGCTTTCTGTCCTTGCCTCAGCAGGTTCAGAATCAGAACATGGTGACGCAGATATGGTTGAAGAAGAGATGCAAACAAGTGATATCGATTCGGTTCATGATTCTGTCACAAATCAACAAGGCCCCACAGCTCCGATCACCAAAGACCTACACAAAAGTGGTTTCATGGACAGTGACGAAAACAGTGGCG AAGACTGCATTaatcaagaaattgaaaataagaagCTGAAGGATACAAATTTCTCTGTTGATGAAAAGTTCCTGATTTATGCGCCAAACCGATTGGAACTGAGGAAACTTCAAGTTCAAGAAAAGGATGAGGAAGAAATATTTGGTGACTCGTGCACAGGAGGCTCAACTTCTAAGAGCTCCTCTGAATGGAGGAGCTTAATCAAGGACTCGGGAACCGAAGATCCATTTTCTTCTTCGTCGCGAAGAAGTTGCCCCAGGTGGGAATCCTACACGGTGTTCCAAAAATATGATGAGGAGATGATGTACCTAGACAGAATTAGTGCTCAAAAGCTTCATGAAACAG AGTCTCTAAAGTCCATCCATGTGAATCCAAGATCAATTTCAGATAGGATTGTTCACAAGTTTTCTACCATAAACAAGAAGCCTTCCGACATCTGCCAGAACCCGTATCATGAATTGGAAGGTGCCTATGTAGCTCAAATTTGCTTAACATGGGAAGCACTTAATTGGAACTACAAGAACTTTGGACAAAAAAGAGCTTCGCAATGCGACTTTGATCCTGGTTGTCCAGCACATATTGCACAACAGTTTCAGCAATTCCAAGTCCTTTTGCAGAGATATGTCGAAAATGAGCCTTATGAGCAAGGCAGGAGACCTGAGGTTTATGCCAGAATGAGGCTTTTAGCACCAAAGTTACTCCTGGTGCCAGAATATCGAG attCTGAAGATGATCAGAAAGATGATGCTAAATTTGGCTCAAGAATTTCATCGGCTGCATTTCTAATGATAATGGAAGACGGAATCCGAGCATTCATGGATTTTCTCAAGGGTGATAAGGAGAAAACCTGCCAGATTCTGAAGGCATTCTTTAGGCGAAATCGAAGGGGTTCGGTAGATCCTGTTCTTCTCCAATTAATGAAGAAAGTTAACAAAAAA AAAAAGATGAAGCTTAAAGATCTTCGCCGAGCTCGCACTTgcttaaggaaaagaaaattaacagtGGAGGAAGAGATGGAGTTTTTGATGGGACTAATAGACTTAAAACTCGTCTCTAGGGTATTGAGAATGGCTGGTATTTGTGAAGAAAAATTGCATTGGTGTGAAGAAAAAATGAGCAAAGTGAGAGTATTGGATGGGAAACTTCAAAGAGATTCCTCACCACTTTTTTTCCCCGCACATTGA
- the LOC118037369 gene encoding NAC domain-containing protein 26-like, with translation MEESLPPGFRFHPTDEELITCYLTRKVSDISFTSKAVVDVDLNKCEPWDLPGKASMGEKEWYFFSLRDRKYPTGLRTNRATEAGYWKTTGKDREIFRAGVLVGMKKTLVFYKGRAPRGEKSNWVMHEYRLENRHPFKSTKEEWVVCRIFQKSTAVKKPQQEPSSQQSLGSLCDTNSIVNDQYGDIELPNLNRIASSSSGFSNISPHTYNNESNVNMNLNMNWAAAREAATLPSLSWPPGLLSSNLTTNSLLLKALQLRSYQQREATTTDYSFLTNGIVHDQFGTDLGSNFQASSSSKVLDSVPQPQQEQPFNLDSIW, from the exons ATGGAGGAAAGTCTTCCTCCTGGATTCAGGTTCCATCCAACAGATGAAGAGCTAATTACTTGTTATTTAACTCGCAAGGTTTCTGATATCAGCTTCACGTCCAAAGCTGTTGTGGATGTTGATCTCAATAAGTGTGAACCCTGGGATCTCCCAG GCAAGGCATCCATGGGGGAGAAAGAATGGTACTTTTTTAGCCTGAGAGACAGAAAATACCCGACCGGACTTCGAACCAACAGAGCCACTGAAGCAGGCTACTGGAAAACCACAGGGAAAGACAGGGAAATCTTTCGCGCAGGAGTGCTGGTAGGGATGAAGAAAACCCTAGTGTTCTACAAGGGTAGAGCCCCGAGGGGTGAGAAAAGTAACTGGGTTATGCATGAGTACAGGCTAGAAAACAGGCATCCTTTCAAGTCCACAAAG GAGGAATGGGTAGTTTGTAGGATATTTCAGAAGAGCACAGCAGTCAAAAAACCGCAGCAGGAACCATCCTCTCAGCAATCTCTAGGGTCTCTATGTGATACAAACTCAATTGTCAATGATCAGTATGGAGATATTGAGTTACCAAACCTAAATCGTATTGCCAGTTCATCAAGTGGGTTCAGTAATATCTCGCCACACACTTACAACAACGAAAGCAATGTAAATATGAACTTGAACATGAATTGGGCTGCAGCAAGAGAAGCAGCAACTCTCCCTTCACTCTCATGGCCTCCAGGATTGCTAAGCTCAAACCTCACAACGAATTCTTTGTTGCTTAAGGCATTGCAACTAAGGAGTTATCAACAAAGAGAAGCTACAACTACTGATTACTCGTTTCTGACAAATGGGATCGTTCATGATCAGTTTGGGACTGATTTAGGTTCAAATTTCCaagcatcttcttcttctaaggTTTTAGACTCAGTGCCACAGCCACAGCAGGAGCAACCATTCAATTTGGACTCCATTTGGTGA